In Camarhynchus parvulus unplaced genomic scaffold, STF_HiC, whole genome shotgun sequence, the sequence ctgcatttatcacactcgtagggcctctcccctgTGTGGATGCGCTGGTGGGTGATGAGGGTGGAGTTGTGCTTGAATCCCTTCCCACAGTCAGGGCAttggaagggcctctcctccGTGTGACTATGATagtgctggaggagatgggagctggtctgaaacctcttcccacactTGGAACACTCATAGGGCTTCTCCCCAGTGTGGGTCCTCTGGTGCGTGATCAGGTGGGCCCTCTGGCTGAAGCACATCCCACACTCGGAACACTTGTACGGCCTttctccagtgtgggtcctctGGTGCTGGATTAGGTGGGAGCTCcggctgaagctcttcccacactccccacactcgtagggctTCTCCCCAGTGTGGGTCCTCTGGTGCTGATCAGGCTGGAGttctgcctgaagctcttcccacactccccacactcgtagggcttctccccagtgtggatcctctggtgGTGCCTGAGTTCCACCTGAATCTCTTCAGGTCGTGCAGTTCCCACCTGGATCCTCTTCCCATCAGGTGAGAGTTCCACctgtggggcttctccccatcatggAGCTGCTCATGGAGCACCAGCTCCGAGCTCTGGCTCCATCTCCGGCCGCCTTCCCggcccaggctggctctttCCCCCTCACATCCCCGCCATCTGcgtttgcagcccctcctcgtGCGGCATCTCCGGGCCTTTTCCTCCCCGCTGCCTTCCTGCGCCGTGGAGCCGCTCAAAACGGCCTCTTCCACCAGGTTCTGCCGCGGGCatttgtcctccctgctctccatgctcagctcctgctctggggaggaaggacaaggacacgATGGGATTTGCCTCGTGCCACAGGCAAGGGCAAGGAGatccccccagggctgtgctgcagccggggccgtgctgggctgggagatggagcagcacagaggggaaaggggggcACTTCCTCGCCACCTGCCTCAGTGTCTGGCCAAATCTTCACAAACAGGACGGGCCTGCTAGGCTTGGCTCTTGAGCtcctggttttggggaaaaCCATCTGGATCATTACTTGGTTTTGAGGGCGCCGGGGGAAGATGTCAGCAGCTCACATCACAGGTAGCAGGACGTGGAACTTCATGCGGGTttattttaaagggtttttaaCCAATCATGCTGCTGGCAAGCtgcatattgacagtagttctatccagGCACTAGAGAGGGGGCACATTGAGAgggttaaaacaatgcttgcttatttcaaatacaatacctgcttggttccttaaaacacaatgcatcTTCTTCTCCATTATTATTCTTGGAACTCACTAATATCTTACCTAGATATACTTTTCTATAggcatttacatacagcctagAAAAGTGTTTACATCACcatgttctgtttttttaaaccCCCTTTCTACTTCTttggatttttctgctgacctattATGGCTGCTGCAATCTGTCTAAGCAGAGAGAACTTTCATcaaaaggttttcttttgcagtttccCAAACACCATTGATTTTAAGTTGTTCAGACACTGACTTCCTCTCAAACCTGCCTCATTTTCCTGGGGCATCTTtttatattctcaaaatcttttgccagtTGACAATCATATTTAAAGGCTTTCCTGGTTCATCTTCCCCAAGGGATGATTGTTGAGTTTGAAGGTCCCTCTGCCCGAGTCCATCTCTACAAGTCACTGGCCATCTGGGCTCcagaaaaacctcccaaacaCCAAGATTCAGCCCTGAAAAAGCCTCCCAGGAGTTCCCCATCCCTGGTCCCTCCCCTCTGGTGTTCGGGGGTtcccccctgtcccagctgctggggtcACGCTTGGATTGGGGGTCCCCCTTCTCCTCGGTGCccgccctgcccaggctgctggcagtccCAGCAATCCCAAAAGCTCCCCCCCGCTTCGCTCTCCCCATTTCGGGATGCCGGGGCTCTTTGGGCTCCCGggctcccttctcccctcattctctgctctgggctgcagcggCTCCAAGGagtcccccctgcccctctccaggctCTTGAGGCTCCCGCCAATGGCGGCGCTCCCCCCTCTCTGGGCTCCCCACTTTGGCctcctgggggacacagggctctgctcctccaggctgcctctgccgGCAGCCGCCACCGCCACCCCCGATGTCCCCCCAAGGGGCCTTTTCCGCTCAGCCTTGGACTTCTTCATTCTCCAaacatccccccaaaaccccaacccagggacccccaggatatccaggcccagctccccctccctgctcactGGCACGATGGGGGGTGATGATCCCACAGGTGGGGGCTGCGAATTCAGGCAGGGATCGACAGCGTGGTTCCCTCAGCTCAGCCTCGATCCGCCTTTGTCCCTCCAATTCCTCTTCCTCCCGCTCCTCCTCTTCcattcccccctcctcctcctcttcctcctcctcctcctcctcctctgtcttatcccttctcctcctcctcttcttccatccctccccttccatccatcccttctcctcccctcctcctccctaaccccacctcctcctcccccttcatccctgcccttccctccctcctcctcctcccccagcagcagccacacccTCGGTGCCCCGTTCCCGCAGCCCTCGCAGCCCGCGGCAggagcggggatggagccgggacAGCTCGGGATGGGCAGCGCGGGGCTCTCGGCTGCTCCCAGCCGCTGCCCGCAGGGGGGAACCCGGCCCGGGCCAAAGGAGAGgcaaactgggcaaactgggggCAGATCACAAAGCTAAGgatgcagcagaaaatggagctgAAAGAGTTATGTTAATATTAACTCCAAACgaggaaaaactggaaattcCAAAGTTTAGCGAAgccaagaaaaaagaattaaacaaGACAGGAAGTGAACAAGATAAATCAGGGAAATGGAAACTTCTGGATGGAAGACAATTCCTTAATAACATGTGCTTCTAGGAAAATATTAGAAGACATGCATCAGAAAACCCATTGGGGTACTCAAACTTTGTGTGACCATTTTGTAAGGAACTATGGGTGCACTGGGATTTTTAGAGTAGCAAAGCAAGTAACTGAAAGATGCTTAATTTGCCAAAGGATAAATGAAAAGGTGATGAGAAAAACAACATTAGGAGGTTGTGACTTAGCTCGGTGATGATTTCAAAATATCCAAGCAGAAGTTTAGATCTGTTAGGTTctggatttatttaaaaaaaaaaaaacatttaatctAGAAGAAAGAGAATATGTCATAGGTTAGACAGGAGATTTTAGGagaataaaaatctttaaagtaTCAGAAACACCcgagagaaaacaagaaaagaaaaaggggaaatgaaagGGAGGggaacaagaggaaaaatcagaaagagaGTGGGATCCTCTGCAGGTCTTGCCCCCCCTCCGTTCACGGCCGAGGCGCCTGTCGGTCCCGGCTCGCTGCCCGCCTCAGCTCCGCCTGCCCCGGTTTCCATCCCAGGTGCGGgctcactgcccagggcagctccaccTGCCCCGGCGCTGTCGGTGAATTTGTGTGCCCTGGTCCCACTGCCTGGCCCGCGGCCGCTCTGCCGGCCATGCTGGGGAAGATGGGGGTTGCTCTGTCCTGCCGCAGGGTCCGAGGTCACCGCGCCCACCGCACCGAGGGGGGGTCCCAGCCATCCCATCCCCGGCTGCCCTGCCCGTGCCAGCTGCGCTGGGCACCGCCGCTGCTGCCGGGGTCTCCCACCTGCCTTTTCTCTGCCGGGAGCTGCCGGATCAGCCGCCATCAGCCATGTGGGGGCTACCCACGCTCCGGCTCGGGCTCCACGGGAAGATCCCCCTCTGGTGATTCCAGCAGCAGACCCTGCCCACACTCCGACCGAGCCTCGGTGGGATATCCTCCCCTGACCCCATCCTGCTCTGAGTTACATCCCCTTGGTAACCACAGCTCCGGCTGGTCAGGGAAACTCTCTCTCTCTAAACAAAGCACCTTATCGAAACACTAGGAGCTCAGTTAAAAGGCAGCCCTCTCCAAATTCTTTCTCAAACCACAGGAGAAAGGCTAGAGAAGGTAAAAAAGTGAACGAGTTAGATGAAGGGATTGGTCTATTTCCGTTAAGAGAGGTTCCCATGGGAGGGATGCGCTGCCCTGCCCCGCGGCAGCCACCAGCGCCCCTGCCGGCCGTGCCCGGAACTGCACCCAAGGGGAAAGCGCCGCAGCCCAAAGGCCGGGACTGGGTCCGGGCTCTGTTTGCTGTCACTGCCGGagctgttgttgtttgtttgctttattatACACACTAGgaaagaactgttattcctattcccatatctttgcctgacaGCCCCTTGATTTCACTAGTCGGAaaaattcagagggagggggtttgcattcTCCATTCCAAGAGAGGCTTTTTCTGCCTTCCCGAGCAGACACCTGCATTGTAAAGCAAGACAAGCACCCACAGGCactgggggggctgcaggaggggcacAAGAAGGCCCTGCAGCACTTGGGCACAAAGGCACAGCAGGTGAATGCAAGAAGGGAGCAGAAAAAGGCCAAGCTGAAGGCAAAGGCCAGGGCACAGTTCCTACAGCCCCTCAGGGATCAACCCCAGGGCCCAAGGGGgccccagcacccagggcacgGGCTCGGCCACAAGCACCTGGCACAGGCATTGCCCTCCTCGGCAGGGGAGAGCCCACCCAAACAGCCCCTGGCAAGGAAtcagggctccagctgcagggcacaaGGACACTGcaagcagagacagcagcacccGCAGGACCAGCAAGTCCACCCCTTGATGGACATGGACTGGCAGGGCTGTCACAGCTCCCATCACACCAGGGACCCTCCACACTGGAGCCCTTGAGAACATTCAGGTGGGTCTGCATTGAGAGGAGCCATTTTCTGATGGACACAGGGGCCTCTCAATCCACTCTGAATCTTAGACCTAAGGGGAAAATagtaaaggaatattttaatttttaagggaATGAGTGGGAAAGATGAGCAGGTATGATTTGTTCAACCACTATTAGAAGCTGTGGGGGATagctttgaaataaattaatttctttttcttctttctgtgatTGTAATTAACTAGGAAGGAATTTGAGAGCTGGATTTTAATACCGTAAAAGGGGATACAGAGGCTAGTTCTGTTCCTACCTTTGTGTCAAAAGTCTGACAAGGCCCATGCTGAAGTGAACCCAGAAGTGTGGGCAGTCCCAGGCAAATAGGGAAAATTAGATATGGAGCCTCTACAAATCACTTTAAAGCAACCAGGACAAGCAATACCCTGTTCcaagagagggaaggaagggctcACAGCCTGGTATTGAGTCCCTGTTAAAGGCAGGGATTTTGGAGCCAGGATGTCTCCCTACAACACTCCTATCCTGCCAGTCAACAAACTGGATGGATAGACAGGAGgaggaaacacagaattttcaAGTGTTAAAATGAAGATTACCTgaggcagctgccctggcacttccagagagggaaaaagaatttgaattatAGGTGGATGTTAAACAGGGTCTTGCCAAAGGAGTTCTTGTGCTAAAATGTTTAACCCAGTGGCCAGAGAGGGGCCTCACTGTCTGCAGAAttgtgcagccacagctttcaTGGGAACTGAGGCCTGAAAACTGATGACAACAGGAGGATCTCCTATAGTTCAAGTCTGGCATCAAGTTAAAGCTCTGACAACCAAAAGAGCCTCTAAACGGATGAGCAGGGCTCGGTTATTACAGTATGAAACTTGTTCAATGGCACAGGAGGATTTAGAACTGAGGACAGGGCAAGGGTTTAACCCAGGCTCCTGTTTgaacagcctggagaggggctggcaaGGAACCCAGGACTGAACTCAAGGGACAGAGCTCCAgacccaggctgggagagattGATGGGACATTCCCTGGCCTGAgggagaaaatgtgtttgtggaTGGCTCTGCaagggcagcagaagggaaaagagcGACAAGACAGGCTGTTATTAAGGAAGGGGAATCAGACAAAGCGCAGGTCACCGCCCCATGCTCAGCTCAACCCGCGGAGCTGTGGGTGCTTGTGAGAGCCTGGCACTGAAATGCCCTGAGCAGGAAGGCTTCAATATCTTCTGCTGACACCATGGCACCTAACAGGGGGGCAAAAGCAATTCTGACTGCTTCCAGCAATGCACTGGATCAGATATGGGACCTCCATAACCCCTGGCAAAGGTACATTTCTCCCACAggaagctgggctggcacagagcctgccctgggacTTTGCTGTTCCCAACACCCAGCCAGGACATCGGCTCCTGCCTAAGGAGTGCaaagcagcaccactgctggccaaggggCCCATGCCAAGTGGCCCTGAGGCCACAAACAGCCGCCAGCACAGCTCAACACGGGCGGACCCCTCAGCCTGGCCTCAAGGGCTCTGAAGCCCCGGAGATTTGCACTTCCCgcctgcagcaccaggatggGAGGCCgcccctgagcctgccctgaaGGCAAcgcagcagcagccagggctccacAGCGGGCCAAGCCCCTGCGCCTGCCCACACATCCTCTGCTGGAATCCTCTGCAATCCTGGCCACCCTCCTCTGCCATCTCCAGCCACCGGGGCCAAGCcttgctgccactgctgcagcttcagcGCTGGCTGCGcctgcactgccacagctgctggggaacACCACGGCACAATTCCACTCTGGGGCTCACTCACACCCACACACTGGGCTGCCTGCCATTGCACTGCTGCAAAATGGACCGATTTTGGTTCTTTTAAATCTTATTTCTCTGCTCAGAAAGGTTTCTCTACTCAAAGGTTTGCCTTTGgggaaaggaattttaaaggttttatttaAGGGATGTTACACCACTCAATGGAGATGAGTTTAACATCCCAACAGACTGGGAATAGCCCAAAAGACACCCACAGAGATAACGAGCAGCAACAAAACATCAACgcccagcagcaaacagcaacCAACAGCTACCCCAGACACTGCCCCCGGCACAGCTGGAGACACctgggctggaaaaggctgAGAAGGAAATCCAGCAGTGGGGACCGAATTCACATCAGAGGGGAAGAAATCCGGGTCCAACAGGAAACCAAATACTAAAAACTTACACAACTTGGAAGCAATGAACATTAAAGCAGTGGATTTACATTGGTTCAGACGACAGAAAGTTTAGGAAAAATCGAGTAAAACTCACATGGCATGGAATGATTTTCTCTGCACAGCCGGGCTATttgtgaaagaaattatttctgttgcacATCCTGGCCAGAACCAAGTAATGCCTTGACTCTCTAACACTAAAGAGATTCTTGGagagtttttgttttccctgcagtttcagtgacaaaattacaacatgagaaaaaatttttcataatattcCCACTTTATATTGTCAGGTAGGTTTGGGACAGAAGTGTGAGAATCAATTTTTGGTCTGGGTTTTTCCATGTTCGCCTTTATGTTGCATTTTGCAAAATTGAAGAGCTTTAACTGTAATACTTTTGAACTCGTAAATAGttaatacttttttaaaaaaaaagcagattctgGGGGCCACATGTGACTCACCAGATGGCTGCCCTGCAAGAGAAGCTTCATTccaggcagcctgcagaggagctTTAGAAATGCAAATGAACACTGCTGGGCAAAGCTGGACAATGTACCTGGGTCTCTTGCCTGGGGCAGGAATTGGGCTGATTCCCTCTGCCCCTCACCccaagctctgcctgcctgcactGATGGAATTTGCACAGCtcaaggcagagcccagggggaGGATATCTGACCCTGCCACAGAAACGGGTGAAGCTGCAAAGGGAAACAGCAAATGGAGAATGTGGGGAAAACTTCACTATAAATAAATGGGGGGAATCATCCCTCTGCCCACTCCAACATGTGCTGTCACTGTCTGTGTTATACAGGGTATATTAGAGCACTGGGGATTTTTGCTACCAAAAATTCAGGGAAATCAGTTGGGAATCCAAGTATTTGATGATTTAATTAGAGAAAAGCAGTCAATtgatgcagccctggctggagagAGCggccaaaaatggggaaaagatgAACGGCCAGCAGAACAAATCCTACAACACCATGGACCAGCCCCTGGGAACCCCAACCAATTCATATCAGGAGCCACAGAACCCATTTCTCATTTCAATGCCATCATTAGATTACAAGCTGTCCTCGGAATAACCAAccagacagctccagctcctgacctTCCTGCTGACCAATCCACTGAAATGAGGAACACAACACTTCaccatgggatgggataggatcatcttttagcagaaaaaaagaggagtttGTGGAAAATTAAATGATTCAAACTGCTGTTGGCAAATAGATGACAAAGGAAaagtggtgaaaaaaaaaaaaacaacggAAACAAAAAAGCAGCTCATGTATTGGCCCAAACGTGGAAAGGATGGGAATGGGACACGGTTTTGTGGCTCCCTGGCAGACCATGGGTTAAACGAATGCTGTTTCTCCTCTGATGTGCTACAGCAACTCTCATCTTTTTACCATGCTCCACACCTTGAGAGTGCAGCTCATTCAGCAGCTGAGCGAGGGGATGCAGTGGCAGCCAGGCCTCCTGATCCAGAAACGGCTCCAGAAGGACAGGGAATGAGGGCACTGGGAATAATCCCAAAACCAaagactcagaaaaaaaaaaaaagaaaaaaaaaaaaatgaatctgCCTGGAGATTGGGTCAGGGACTCATGTAGATAAGGAAGGGAGAAACCATTAGTTTCAAAAAATGTTACTAATTAACATGGACTGCTGCTCAGACAAAGTCCCGCTGAATTCCTGAACTTCCAGAAGAACAAAGACTTAACAGAGCCGTGAATATCGGCTGTTCTACAAAAGTGGGGGTGCACATTAACGAGGACATGCAGTTGGCGGATCGGGAGGTCTGAACCTTCCAAGTACCTCAGCCAGGGGGcaaagggagagggagatgaGGCCGGGAAAATgaggataaaaaggaggctgcgaACTACAACAACGGCACAGAGACCGCACGGCAAATGCCCCACGgcctctccctctgctcagcaataaagTCACTTTTACAGGACTCCTCTGGCTCCTCTGGCCACAGAAACCTCCGGCCACGGGAATTTCCCCGCACAGCCCCGGGCACGGGGCAGCCACCTCTGTCCCAGCCACAGGAACCGGGCCGAGCCAGCGCTGCTCCGGCAGCGGCTCCTGCCGAGGCAGCGGCCGCAAGGAGACCGCGGGCAGCCGCTCCCGCAGCGCCCTCACGCCAGCGGCAACACGCGCCGGACACGGCACAACGAACCCGCCTGAGCCCCCTGCCGCCCCCGAGGCCCGCAgccagccccgagcccccccgCACAACCCAGCGCGGCTCCCACCTGCGCTGCGGCCGCCTCCGAGCTCCGCCGCCGCCTCACCGCGCTccggccgctgccgccgctcccgggCCCGCACACACGCTCCGCCAATGGCGCCGCTGCCCAGCCACGGCTGCCCTCAGCCCGCCCCCGGGGCCCTGCTCCGCCCCGCTCCCACCAATCAGCGCGACACAACCACGACTGACGGCACCATCGCCCAATCGCAGCCAGGGGCGGGCTCTGCACACGGCACAGCCCCGCCCCGCGCTCTCAGGGCCCCCGGGCTGCGTGAGGGCAAAGCCGGAGCTGAGGAACAGCCCTGGAACGGGCCCGGGCCCGAGGGGGATTgagctgaaaacacaaacaaacttCTCCGCAGCTCCCGCCACGGCTTTCCCGGCACTGCGGCTCCGGTGGCTCCGGCTCAGCGGGAAGCCCTGGAGCCTCACTTCTCCTACCCCTAATTAGGAGCAGCAGTGCATCGCTTTGatttccccaaaaaagggaaaaccgccccaaagccctgtggatgagtgggggaggggagagatTTCTATGTTTGacagaaaactcaaaaaaacctcagagcaggagaaaaatgagaagtaACAAAAGGAGTAAGTGAAGACCTGTTAAATCCAGCACTTCATTTCCCCACgcctccctccttccagctGCACCTCCTACCCCGGCAGTGCcggagacagggaatggggccGTGCTCAGTTCATGCCCCGGGgcttctccctctgctcagggacaggagTCGTTCCCCTGCTGCACCCTGGGCATTCTCTAACCCACCGGAGACTTCTCCAGGAACTTCTCCGAGCTGAGTCCATCCCATGGGGGGGGGCACAGAAAACCCCTCCAGAGTGCTGCAGCGTGGGTCACTGTGCCCCGGGGTCAGtcctgccaggacaggctgctccagcggGGCCCTCTGGCCAcggggtcacagcctcctctcaggcacccccaggtgctccagctgAGTCCATCCCATGGGGCACCGGGGGTGCTGCAGCGTGGGTCACTCTCTGCATCCCCAGtcctgccaggacaggctgctcaGCGGGGCCATCCCCGGGGTCACATCTCCTCTCAGGGGGGATCTCTGCAGCCCCGTGGAtctgcagggggatctctgcatccccgtggatctgcagggggatctctgcatccccgtggatctgcagggggatctctgcatccccgtggatctgcagggggatctctgcAGCCCCATGGATCTCTGCATCTGGCCGGCACCGTTTTTGGAGGCACCAGGAAtaggctgagctctgcctgaagctcttctCACATTCCCCACACCCTTCCCGGCACAGGGAGGGTTTTACCTCCtcacagctccccaggctgggtttgcagcccctcctcgtGTGCGATCTCTGGggccttttcctccccattgGATTCCCTGTGCCGTGGAGCCGTTCCAAATGGCCTCTTCCACGAGGTTCTGTGGCAGGGATTTGTTCTCCCTGGTCTCTGTCCGCAGCTCAGTgcctgggggaggaaggacaaggagagcaagagacagggagaagggaaaaggaaaaggcaggaggagaggaaggaacaAGAAGGAAcaagggaggaaggagatggGAAAGGAACATGGATGGATGAAGGAGAGAatgaggagaagaaggagggtGGACAAGGAGAagatgggatttgcctccatgccagagggaaggggaaggagatcccccagtccatccctggcaggatGGCGTTGGTAGTGAGGCTGTCCTGCAGcgatgctgggctgggagatggagcagcagagaggggaaaggggcactgattcctcctcccctgcctggctgtcccAGTCTGGAGCGTCCTGGCGCTGCCCAGGCCCTTGGAGCGTCCGGCACTCAGGAGCCCCAAGCTCACGGCTGCTTTATAAAGCTGACACAGTCGGCAGGATGGGTCTGGGTATGATCTGCAGCAAACTGGGTTTATTGGTACAGGAACAGGGGACAGAGCTGAACAGGGTCCAGGGACACAGACAGGGTGCaagctgagggcacagggggTTTTTATATGGGGTAGGGAGGGTGGAGCTGAGGGTCAGGGTCCAATGGATATGGGGGAAAATGGTGCAAAGGAGGGGTTAAGGGTCGGGTCAGCTAATAGGGAAACAGGGGCAGAGGAATGCAGTAAATTAGGGCCAAtggagggacagagagagggagaacaTTCTAGGGACTAACCAGAGATGGGTAACAGGGGGTGAACTGGGGTAATTAGGCCAACGGACCAATGGGGTAACAGAACTTTCCATAAATCAGCATGTGCCTGCAAAGATCTATGGGAGAAGCACGCTTCTCACCATAACCTTGAAATCTATTCTTCTTATTGGGGACCAGTCCTCCACAGGTGGGGGATTCAAACTGATGGTAGACCCATGGGCCTCCGCAGGtatgcattttccttttctttgcagtCTTTTTTCTCTATCCAGACAAACTTTAGGATTGACAAATCCTGGCTTGGGAGAACAACAAGGGGTGAGCACCTTGGGTTTTGTGAGAAAGGAGCCTcatgctttaaaatttttagaaatttaatAACGGACAAATAGAAACACATTAATAACAGCACTGGTGCTTGGCAATGGCCAGAGGCACACCAGTTAACCACAGCAACTCTTCttatctcctttttcccctttataGGTCAAATATATATTCAAAATGATTATACATATTGAAACATTTCTTTGAACTTGTTTACATCTTCCAGGAATTCTTTAGGTTGGTTTGACCCCCAACTCGCCTTTTTAGAGTACGTGCAGGAATCGTGGATTGCTGTTTTGAGGGTTGTGTGTCACTCCCTCACAAGGGCCCCTGTTCTGTGGTTTCAGCAGGTGACAGTTATTGACAGTGGAAGGGTCAGTGGCAGGGTCCTCATCACATCCCTTCCTTCAATGTTATCTGACCATGCAGACGGTTTTAGCTATTTCCACAagtgcagcagcaaagggaTCCCTGgcagttttctccttttctgctgaAGAGCTTTTGAAGAGCTGCAGGTCTGGCTTTGCAGGCAGAGGATTGCTTGCTGGCTTTAGCCATGGTGGAATATCGAATTCCCAACAAT encodes:
- the LOC115916083 gene encoding zinc finger protein 572-like, yielding PPEDPHWGEALRVWGVWEELQAELQPDQHQRTHTGEKPYECGECGKSFSRSSHLIQHQRTHTGERPYKCSECGMCFSQRAHLITHQRTHTGEKPYECSKCGKRFQTSSHLLQHYHSHTEERPFQCPDCGKGFKHNSTLITHQRIHTGERPYECDKCRKRFQSSSHLLQHYRIHTEEKPFQCPDCGKGFKHNSNLITHRRIHTGERPYECPQCGKSFSSSSHLTQHQRRHR